From Dehalococcoidia bacterium, one genomic window encodes:
- the ctaD gene encoding cytochrome c oxidase subunit I, which translates to MSSITGPKQFQIPRIFPRPSAHSGLWYWLGTVDHKKIGTMYGIVSFFWFIMGGIEALLIRVQLSHAEASIISPELYNQLFTMHGTTMVFLVVMPLSAAFFNWLIPLQIGARDVAFPRLNALSLWVFVFGSILMNVSWFTGEAPNGGWFGYPPNSTVQFNPGNGMTFWVLGLNVLGIASIAAGLNFIVTIINMRAPGMTLMRMPVFTWMTFITSILIVLALPVLGVAGIQMTADRVYGTNFFNSEAGGDPIFWQHIFWLFGHPEVYILILPAMGIVSEVLPTFSRKPLFGYTFIVFSGAIIGFMGWFVWSHHMFTVGLGPAANTAFTISTMLIAVPTGVKIFNWIATLWGGSIKFTTSMLFSIGFIAMFTIGGLSGVTHAVSPSDAQQQDTYYVVAHFHYVLFGGAIFAIFSGIYFWWPKFTGWFLDEKIGKINFVLMLIGFNLQFAPMHWVGLDGMPRRIYTYAENMGWELSNLAATTGGFLIAVSILVFLANVYISSRRKIIAGGDPWDARTLEWSISSPPPHYNFVELPKVEHIDDWWYKKYPELLEGSPKKTNLPSAQVEDTTGVDESKIHLPDLSYYPFFIGVGLSIAALGVLYSYALVTIGLILVFWGSIGWSTEPVNEPHEGAH; encoded by the coding sequence ATGAGTAGTATAACCGGGCCAAAACAATTTCAAATTCCTAGAATTTTTCCTAGACCTTCTGCTCATAGCGGTTTGTGGTACTGGCTTGGAACTGTTGACCATAAAAAAATTGGAACAATGTATGGTATTGTTTCTTTTTTTTGGTTCATTATGGGAGGTATAGAAGCTTTACTTATTAGAGTTCAATTATCACATGCAGAAGCCTCTATTATAAGTCCTGAATTATATAATCAGCTCTTTACTATGCATGGCACAACTATGGTTTTCTTGGTTGTTATGCCTCTATCTGCTGCTTTCTTTAATTGGCTTATACCTTTGCAAATTGGAGCTAGAGATGTAGCATTTCCAAGACTAAATGCTCTAAGTTTATGGGTATTTGTATTTGGTTCAATCCTTATGAATGTGAGCTGGTTTACAGGTGAAGCTCCAAATGGTGGTTGGTTTGGATACCCACCCAATTCTACAGTTCAGTTCAATCCTGGAAATGGTATGACATTCTGGGTATTAGGGTTAAATGTATTAGGTATAGCATCTATAGCTGCAGGTTTAAATTTCATAGTAACAATTATCAATATGAGAGCTCCTGGAATGACTCTTATGAGAATGCCAGTATTCACATGGATGACATTTATTACATCTATATTAATAGTACTAGCATTGCCAGTTCTTGGTGTAGCAGGAATACAGATGACTGCTGACAGAGTATATGGAACAAATTTCTTTAATTCAGAAGCAGGTGGAGATCCTATCTTCTGGCAGCATATATTTTGGCTTTTTGGTCATCCTGAAGTATATATATTAATACTTCCAGCCATGGGTATTGTTTCAGAAGTTTTGCCAACATTTTCAAGGAAGCCTTTATTTGGATATACTTTTATAGTATTTTCTGGAGCTATTATTGGATTTATGGGGTGGTTTGTATGGAGTCATCATATGTTTACAGTAGGATTAGGCCCAGCGGCAAATACAGCTTTTACTATTTCCACAATGCTTATTGCAGTGCCTACTGGTGTAAAAATATTTAACTGGATTGCAACTTTATGGGGAGGATCAATTAAGTTTACGACATCTATGTTATTTTCTATCGGCTTTATTGCTATGTTTACCATTGGTGGACTTTCAGGAGTTACCCATGCAGTCTCACCTTCTGATGCACAGCAACAAGATACATATTATGTGGTTGCACATTTCCATTACGTTTTGTTTGGTGGAGCTATTTTTGCGATTTTTTCAGGTATATATTTTTGGTGGCCAAAATTTACTGGCTGGTTTCTTGATGAAAAAATAGGAAAAATTAACTTCGTGCTGATGCTTATAGGCTTTAATCTTCAATTTGCTCCAATGCACTGGGTTGGACTAGATGGAATGCCTAGAAGAATATATACATATGCAGAAAATATGGGATGGGAATTATCTAATTTAGCTGCTACTACAGGTGGTTTCCTTATAGCAGTTTCTATTTTAGTATTTTTAGCAAATGTTTATATCTCTAGTAGAAGAAAGATTATTGCAGGAGGAGACCCATGGGATGCAAGAACTTTGGAATGGTCAATTTCTTCACCACCTCCACACTATAATTTTGTAGAGTTACCAAAAGTCGAACATATTGATGATTGGTGGTATAAAAAGTATCCTGAACTATTAGAAGGTAGCCCTAAAAAAACTAATCTACCTTCTGCTCAAGTTGAGGACACTACAGGTGTTGACGAATCAAAAATACATTTGCCAGATTTGTCATATTATCCCTTTTTTATTGGTGTAGGCTTGTCAATTGCTGCATTGGGAGTTCTTTACTCCTATGCATTAGTGACAATAGGATTAATTTTAGTCTTTTGGGGATCTATCGGATGGAGTACAGAGCCTGTAAACGAACCTCATGAGGGAGCGCATTAA
- the coxB gene encoding cytochrome c oxidase subunit II — MLSKRIRLIFSLSAVMALSALLMACNPEGPQSTFDAQGPVSEIQKNLFLFTFWIAVIVFVVVEGAILFVTFRYRRKNDDLPVQTHGNLKLEITWTIIPAIIIVIIAIPTVIGIWQTQVMPDEDESLVINAVGHQWWFEFNYPSEEVVTSNELHIPEDTDIIVKIESQDVLHSFWIPKIAGKVDMVPNHENQLWIKADNPGLYYGQCAEFCGVAHAMMRFRVIVHTNEDYQNWLEYMRTPPQQLVSGSDEDEGRKLFVGNCSMCHTYDSYKKAAYHKELNSQYNRWEEWKKDKENSAIVSAPNLTHFGGRITLGAGLQENNYENLVKWIENPDSIKIGTRMKNHAAIYTTENKLSDIEIEQIAKYLLSLKPSDESMATYNKD, encoded by the coding sequence ATGTTGAGTAAAAGAATAAGACTTATATTCAGTTTGTCAGCAGTAATGGCATTATCAGCCCTACTTATGGCATGTAACCCCGAAGGACCTCAGTCAACCTTTGATGCGCAAGGTCCTGTATCTGAAATCCAGAAAAATCTTTTTTTATTTACATTTTGGATAGCTGTAATTGTTTTTGTAGTTGTTGAAGGAGCAATACTTTTTGTTACTTTCAGGTACAGAAGAAAAAATGATGACCTTCCTGTACAAACTCATGGTAACCTAAAACTTGAAATTACTTGGACTATTATTCCTGCGATAATAATTGTGATTATTGCTATACCAACTGTTATTGGTATTTGGCAAACTCAAGTAATGCCTGATGAAGATGAATCTCTAGTTATAAATGCAGTTGGTCACCAGTGGTGGTTTGAGTTCAACTATCCTTCTGAAGAAGTAGTAACTTCTAATGAGCTACACATTCCAGAAGATACTGATATTATTGTCAAAATTGAATCTCAAGATGTCTTACATTCATTTTGGATCCCTAAAATTGCAGGTAAAGTTGATATGGTTCCTAACCATGAAAACCAACTTTGGATTAAAGCTGATAACCCTGGCTTATACTACGGTCAATGTGCAGAATTTTGTGGTGTTGCGCATGCAATGATGAGATTTAGGGTTATTGTACATACAAATGAAGATTATCAAAACTGGTTAGAGTATATGAGAACTCCTCCTCAGCAGCTTGTGAGTGGTTCTGATGAAGATGAAGGAAGGAAACTTTTTGTAGGAAATTGTAGTATGTGTCATACTTATGATTCCTATAAAAAAGCAGCATATCATAAGGAGCTTAACTCTCAATATAACCGATGGGAAGAGTGGAAAAAAGATAAAGAAAATTCTGCTATAGTTTCTGCTCCGAATCTTACCCACTTTGGAGGAAGAATTACTCTAGGAGCAGGTCTTCAAGAAAATAATTATGAAAATCTTGTTAAGTGGATAGAAAATCCTGATAGTATAAAAATTGGAACAAGAATGAAAAATCATGCCGCTATTTATACAACTGAAAATAAACTTTCAGATATTGAAATTGAACAGATTGCAAAGTATTTATTAAGTCTAAAGCCATCAGATGAATCTATGGCGACATACAATAAGGATTAA
- the rdgB gene encoding RdgB/HAM1 family non-canonical purine NTP pyrophosphatase, whose product MKILVATTNKGKVKEFQDIFNSKFFFEIVTLNDLKISSDVEETGSTFERNAEIKAKYYNKISSLPTISEDSGLVIESLNGEPGVYSARYGGASLNDDERLDLVLRKMHKIPKNKRSAKFVSVICGVGFMKNKLFFSRGELRGYISFERKGKNGFGYDPIFCANKDNHTLASKTTEYKNSISHRRKSIEIFLSKLIKDKII is encoded by the coding sequence ATGAAAATTTTAGTCGCGACCACTAATAAAGGTAAAGTTAAGGAGTTTCAAGACATATTTAATTCAAAATTTTTTTTTGAGATAGTAACCTTAAATGATCTAAAAATCTCTTCCGATGTAGAAGAAACTGGATCTACTTTTGAAAGAAATGCCGAAATTAAGGCAAAATACTATAATAAAATTTCTTCCTTACCCACAATTTCTGAAGACTCTGGTCTGGTAATAGAATCTCTTAATGGAGAACCTGGGGTTTATTCTGCAAGATATGGAGGCGCATCATTGAATGATGATGAAAGGCTTGATCTTGTTCTTAGAAAAATGCACAAAATTCCCAAAAATAAACGATCTGCTAAGTTTGTTTCAGTTATATGTGGAGTTGGTTTTATGAAAAATAAATTATTTTTTTCTAGAGGGGAATTAAGAGGCTACATTTCTTTTGAAAGAAAAGGTAAAAATGGTTTTGGATATGATCCAATTTTTTGTGCAAATAAAGATAATCATACTTTGGCATCTAAAACAACTGAGTATAAAAATTCAATTTCTCATAGAAGAAAATCTATTGAAATATTCTTAAGTAAACTAATTAAGGATAAAATAATTTAA
- the moaA gene encoding GTP 3',8-cyclase MoaA, translated as MNMPLDKLNRPVKDLRISVTDRCNFRCTYCMPKEVYGESFKFLPKEELLDFDEIFRIAECFAKLGVNKIRLTGGEPLVRRNIDQLISKLSTIDEIDDIAMTTNAYLLESKLDALIDAGLKRLTVSLDSIDDKTFKKMSGQDFDVNKVLSAINQANKKGFKKIKINCVIQKNVNEHSILDLLDYFRDSGNIVRFIEYMDVGNLNGWELRDVLSITEILKIIEKKYKVKKIPPNYQGEVAKRFYLEEYSTEFGFISSVSQPFCSTCTRARITMDGKLVTCLFANAGFDLRESIRKGCSDEELKELIRNIWIKRKDKYSEIRNELTKSNYKKIEMFQLGG; from the coding sequence ATGAACATGCCTTTAGATAAATTAAATAGACCTGTCAAAGACCTAAGAATATCTGTAACTGATAGATGTAATTTTCGATGTACATATTGTATGCCGAAAGAAGTCTATGGTGAATCTTTTAAGTTTTTACCTAAAGAAGAATTATTAGATTTTGATGAAATTTTTAGAATCGCAGAATGCTTTGCTAAGCTTGGTGTTAATAAAATCAGACTAACTGGAGGAGAGCCTCTCGTACGAAGAAACATTGATCAACTAATAAGTAAATTATCTACAATTGATGAAATTGATGATATTGCTATGACCACAAATGCTTATCTTTTAGAATCAAAGCTAGATGCCTTAATTGATGCAGGGCTCAAGAGACTTACTGTGTCTCTTGACTCTATTGATGATAAAACATTTAAGAAAATGAGTGGACAGGATTTTGATGTAAATAAGGTGCTATCAGCTATAAATCAAGCAAATAAAAAAGGCTTTAAGAAAATAAAAATAAATTGTGTAATACAAAAAAATGTAAATGAACATTCAATACTTGATCTGCTAGATTATTTTAGAGATTCCGGGAATATAGTAAGGTTTATTGAATATATGGATGTAGGCAATCTAAATGGCTGGGAACTAAGAGATGTTCTTTCAATTACAGAAATACTAAAAATAATTGAAAAAAAGTATAAAGTCAAAAAAATTCCTCCAAACTATCAAGGTGAAGTAGCTAAGAGATTTTACCTTGAAGAATATTCAACTGAATTTGGATTTATATCGTCAGTTTCTCAACCTTTTTGTTCAACATGTACACGTGCTAGAATCACCATGGATGGAAAGCTTGTGACATGTTTGTTTGCGAATGCAGGATTTGATTTAAGAGAATCTATAAGAAAAGGTTGTTCAGATGAAGAATTAAAAGAATTAATTCGAAATATTTGGATAAAAAGAAAAGATAAATATTCTGAAATTAGAAATGAGTTGACCAAATCTAATTATAAAAAAATAGAAATGTTTCAACTCGGAGGATAA
- the rnhA gene encoding ribonuclease HI — MNNQVLIFSDGSSIGNPGPGGFGVIMRWKDKQIKISEGFRKTTNNRMELLGPIIALKKLKRPQNILITTDSRYVIDGIEKGWAKKWKKNNWMRDKKNKALNSDLWELLIDQCDYHLSVRFKWVKGHKGHLENEECDLLAKDAAMSSNLKIDEIFEMKELE, encoded by the coding sequence ATGAATAATCAAGTATTAATCTTTTCAGATGGATCTTCTATAGGCAATCCAGGCCCAGGAGGCTTTGGAGTTATTATGCGATGGAAAGACAAGCAAATAAAAATCTCTGAAGGTTTTAGAAAAACTACAAATAATAGAATGGAGCTATTGGGCCCAATAATTGCTCTCAAAAAATTAAAAAGACCACAAAATATACTCATCACAACCGATTCAAGGTATGTAATAGATGGTATTGAAAAAGGTTGGGCTAAAAAGTGGAAAAAAAATAATTGGATGAGAGATAAAAAGAATAAAGCACTAAATTCAGATTTATGGGAATTACTAATAGATCAATGTGATTATCATCTTAGTGTAAGATTTAAGTGGGTTAAGGGACACAAAGGTCATCTAGAAAATGAAGAATGTGATTTATTAGCTAAAGATGCTGCTATGTCCAGTAATCTAAAAATCGACGAAATTTTTGAAATGAAAGAATTGGAATAA
- the moaC gene encoding cyclic pyranopterin monophosphate synthase MoaC: MEHKNFSHIDNDGSANMVDISSKKISKREAIASSEIIFNNETYLMIKDNQMTKGNVINIAQLAGITASKKTHDLIPLCHQIPINKVDLSFEFDDANNKISIISYVSSDWKTGVEMEALVAVSVASLTIYDMCKSLDKSIIINKIQLEKKTGGKSGTYIRD, encoded by the coding sequence ATGGAACATAAAAACTTCTCACACATAGATAATGATGGGTCTGCAAATATGGTTGATATATCTTCAAAAAAAATATCTAAAAGAGAAGCTATCGCCTCTTCTGAAATAATTTTTAATAATGAAACCTACCTTATGATAAAAGATAATCAGATGACAAAAGGAAATGTGATTAATATAGCTCAACTTGCTGGAATAACAGCAAGTAAAAAAACTCATGATCTAATTCCACTATGTCATCAAATTCCAATTAATAAAGTTGATTTATCATTTGAATTTGATGATGCTAATAATAAAATTTCAATTATTTCTTATGTATCATCTGATTGGAAAACTGGAGTTGAGATGGAAGCCTTGGTTGCTGTTTCAGTAGCGAGTTTGACAATATATGATATGTGTAAATCTTTGGATAAGTCTATAATAATCAATAAAATCCAATTAGAGAAAAAAACTGGAGGAAAGTCAGGAACTTATATTAGGGATTAG
- a CDS encoding D-glycerate dehydrogenase, translating to MSKPKVVVTRKQFDSEMNRLREVSELTIIEQDYLPTQEELKNKVKGATAIFVHINDDINGEIMDAAGGSLKIIGQFGVGYDNVDVDAASKRNIAVANTPGVLTETTASFAFTLMQAAARRIAECDRFVRDGKWKYFEPLDLLGFDLSSSVLGIIGFGRIGSYLAKIASENNMKVLYFNRSNPKETYGAQKIDTMKELLEKSDVVSIHCPLTPETNNLISKKELSYMKKNSTLINTARGPIVNLDDLYQSLSKNEIAYAALDVTDPEPINMDHPILHLNNLTILPHIASATVETRRKMSKMTVDNIIEGLNSKLPTYCVNSEEISW from the coding sequence ATGAGTAAACCAAAAGTTGTTGTTACTAGGAAACAATTTGATTCAGAAATGAATAGATTGAGAGAAGTTTCTGAATTAACTATTATTGAACAAGATTATCTTCCTACTCAAGAAGAATTGAAAAATAAAGTGAAAGGTGCAACTGCGATATTTGTTCACATTAATGATGATATTAATGGAGAAATAATGGATGCTGCAGGGGGTTCACTAAAAATAATAGGTCAATTTGGAGTTGGTTATGATAATGTCGATGTAGATGCAGCTAGCAAAAGAAATATAGCAGTTGCAAACACTCCTGGTGTGTTGACAGAAACTACAGCTTCTTTCGCATTTACTCTTATGCAAGCTGCTGCTAGAAGAATTGCAGAATGTGACAGATTTGTAAGAGATGGCAAATGGAAGTATTTTGAACCTCTTGATTTATTAGGCTTCGATTTATCATCTTCAGTACTTGGAATCATTGGATTTGGAAGAATTGGGTCATACTTAGCTAAAATAGCTTCTGAAAATAATATGAAAGTTCTTTACTTTAATAGATCAAACCCTAAAGAAACTTATGGTGCTCAAAAAATCGATACTATGAAAGAACTATTAGAAAAATCTGACGTTGTATCTATACATTGCCCTCTAACACCAGAAACAAATAATTTGATATCAAAAAAAGAATTATCGTATATGAAAAAAAACTCTACCCTTATTAATACTGCTAGAGGTCCAATAGTAAATTTAGATGATTTATATCAATCATTATCAAAAAATGAGATTGCATATGCTGCACTTGATGTAACAGATCCTGAACCAATTAATATGGATCATCCAATTCTTCATTTAAATAATCTTACAATATTACCTCACATAGCCTCAGCAACTGTTGAAACTAGAAGAAAAATGTCAAAAATGACGGTTGATAACATAATTGAAGGGTTAAATTCAAAATTACCTACCTATTGTGTTAATTCTGAAGAAATTTCTTGGTGA
- the glmS gene encoding glutamine--fructose-6-phosphate transaminase (isomerizing): MCGIFGCVGEKDVSSLIIKGLKRLEYRGYDSAGLCLEIDSGNFEILKSSNSNYPVDVLNKSLEKSKISSNAGIGHTRWATHGPINNINTHPHFSYSKNISIVHNGIVENYDFLSKFLVRKGVEINSQTDSELIAHLVDLMLCSKGDLQSAIFSVANMLEGNNTVALMSKEIPKTIFGFTTNLSGGLVVGEKDNYRFLSSDSYALENFCDSVSFTSKDDLVIISNNTLKIIDQNNLATSPKNINLIKDKKDNNHEIKDLQTNFIIEKEISEQDITLKKLITKRILDKPQEAFPEINRHRLLSSRKIIFTGMGSSYHAAQYGSLLFEDLLEIDTKVEFSSELKNKKIISPDQTTVFAITQSGETADTIEAIRNAKHQGAYVVSIVEESNSKAAINSDSYLLLETGKEISVAATKTFSSTLLMCNSICIYLASLLDKNNNLVTKLKEDFMKIDSNIQKVLDCCDYDYLKVSKFISDSEKVFFIGKNLSFPIVNEGSLKIQEISKINSNSFIEGELKHGPNALLDKKSTIISLIGPDENIKKSISSLREIASRNANIITISFVENSEIQELSNYNFVIENNNKYIFPILSVIPLQKLAFMSALNLGLDPDRPQNLAKTVTVE, translated from the coding sequence ATGTGTGGTATTTTTGGTTGTGTAGGTGAAAAAGATGTTTCAAGTCTAATAATTAAGGGATTGAAACGACTAGAATATAGGGGTTATGACTCTGCAGGTTTATGTCTTGAGATAGATAGTGGTAATTTTGAGATATTAAAATCATCTAATTCAAATTATCCAGTGGATGTTCTTAATAAATCTTTAGAAAAATCAAAAATAAGCTCAAATGCTGGAATTGGGCACACACGATGGGCTACCCATGGTCCAATTAACAATATTAATACACATCCACATTTTTCTTACAGTAAAAATATTTCCATTGTTCATAACGGAATAGTAGAAAATTATGACTTTCTAAGTAAATTCTTAGTAAGAAAAGGGGTTGAAATAAACAGTCAGACTGATTCTGAATTAATTGCTCATTTGGTTGATTTAATGTTGTGTAGCAAGGGCGATTTACAATCGGCGATTTTTTCTGTTGCTAATATGCTTGAAGGAAATAATACAGTTGCGCTTATGAGTAAAGAAATCCCAAAAACTATTTTTGGCTTTACTACAAATTTGTCAGGTGGGTTAGTTGTTGGTGAAAAAGATAATTATCGCTTTCTAAGTAGTGACTCTTATGCTCTGGAAAATTTTTGTGATTCAGTCAGCTTTACTAGTAAAGATGATCTTGTAATTATTTCAAATAATACTCTAAAAATAATAGATCAAAATAATTTAGCTACCTCTCCTAAAAATATAAATCTAATTAAGGATAAGAAAGATAATAATCATGAAATTAAAGATTTACAAACAAATTTTATAATTGAAAAAGAGATATCAGAGCAAGATATTACCTTGAAAAAATTAATCACAAAAAGAATCCTAGATAAACCACAAGAAGCCTTCCCTGAAATAAACCGCCATAGATTATTATCATCAAGAAAAATAATTTTTACGGGTATGGGTTCTTCTTATCATGCTGCTCAATATGGGTCTTTACTTTTTGAAGATTTGCTTGAAATTGATACAAAGGTTGAATTTTCATCGGAGCTAAAAAATAAAAAAATAATTTCTCCAGACCAAACTACTGTTTTTGCTATTACTCAATCAGGAGAAACAGCAGATACCATTGAAGCCATAAGAAATGCTAAACATCAAGGTGCATATGTAGTTTCAATTGTTGAGGAATCAAATAGTAAAGCTGCTATTAATTCTGATTCATATTTACTTTTAGAAACTGGTAAAGAAATTTCAGTTGCTGCGACAAAAACTTTTTCTTCTACTTTATTAATGTGTAACTCTATTTGTATTTATCTTGCAAGCTTGTTAGACAAAAATAATAACCTTGTCACTAAACTTAAAGAAGATTTTATGAAGATAGATAGTAACATCCAAAAAGTTCTTGATTGTTGCGATTATGATTATCTCAAAGTCTCTAAATTTATTTCAGATAGTGAAAAGGTTTTTTTTATAGGAAAAAATTTATCTTTTCCAATAGTAAATGAAGGTTCATTGAAAATTCAAGAAATTTCTAAAATAAACTCTAACTCATTCATAGAAGGAGAGTTGAAACATGGCCCCAATGCTTTATTAGATAAAAAATCAACAATTATTTCTTTAATAGGCCCTGATGAAAATATTAAGAAATCTATAAGTTCTCTTAGAGAGATTGCTTCTAGAAACGCAAATATTATTACAATCAGTTTTGTTGAAAATAGTGAAATACAAGAGTTATCAAATTATAATTTTGTTATAGAAAACAACAATAAATATATATTTCCAATTTTATCTGTTATACCTTTGCAGAAATTAGCATTTATGTCAGCTTTGAATCTAGGATTAGATCCAGATAGACCTCAAAATCTGGCCAAAACAGTAACTGTTGAATAG
- a CDS encoding amidohydrolase, which yields MTSKLIDYRDYDKEFWYEELEEWVPKRIYDCHAHMLNNSLIDDSSEHKDVFPDADFEGIRGWQKTVFPNRDVNNLILGRPALGTRINEYNDWLFNELKDNKFTKSHRLTTPSDSLEDIEYDIKNKGFQGLKVYRMYSVTGDMANCTIEEYLPHEQLELANELGLWVTLHLSREDGGGDEKNLNDLTEFTTKRYPNIKWILAHIARSFTYRPIQQGVDTLKNLPNIWYDLSAVTDIRPYITLFNNEDHKRIFYGSDAVESVSFHGAYTAYGHAHQQVETDNLPSLTFSHTKNRPILCIYEQLIAMKQASIICELSNDQLEDIFWRNAVRDFNVDW from the coding sequence ATGACTTCAAAATTAATTGATTATAGAGATTACGATAAAGAATTTTGGTATGAAGAATTAGAAGAGTGGGTACCAAAAAGAATCTATGATTGTCACGCTCATATGCTTAATAATAGCCTAATAGACGATTCTAGTGAGCATAAAGATGTATTTCCTGATGCTGATTTTGAAGGTATAAGAGGTTGGCAAAAAACCGTTTTTCCAAATAGAGATGTAAATAACTTAATTTTAGGAAGACCAGCTTTAGGTACAAGAATAAATGAATATAATGATTGGTTATTTAATGAACTTAAGGATAATAAATTTACTAAATCGCATAGACTAACTACTCCTTCTGATTCCTTAGAAGATATTGAATACGATATAAAAAATAAAGGATTTCAAGGATTAAAAGTTTATAGAATGTATTCAGTTACAGGTGATATGGCAAATTGCACTATAGAAGAATATCTACCTCATGAACAATTAGAATTAGCAAATGAGCTGGGACTTTGGGTTACATTACATTTGTCTAGAGAAGACGGAGGTGGTGATGAAAAAAATCTAAATGACTTAACAGAGTTTACTACAAAAAGATATCCTAATATTAAATGGATTCTTGCACATATAGCAAGATCATTTACCTACAGACCAATACAACAAGGTGTAGACACATTAAAGAATCTGCCAAATATTTGGTACGACTTATCTGCAGTTACAGATATAAGGCCATATATTACTCTATTTAATAATGAAGATCATAAAAGAATTTTCTACGGAAGTGATGCTGTAGAATCTGTGTCTTTCCATGGAGCTTATACAGCATATGGTCATGCACACCAACAGGTTGAGACGGATAATCTTCCTTCTCTTACTTTTTCTCATACAAAAAATAGGCCGATACTTTGTATTTATGAACAATTAATTGCAATGAAACAAGCTTCAATAATTTGTGAATTAAGTAATGATCAACTTGAAGATATTTTTTGGAGAAATGCTGTTAGAGACTTTAATGTAGATTGGTAA
- a CDS encoding pyrimidine/purine nucleoside phosphorylase, with translation MTELNNVTVQKEANIYFEGKVVSMSISLPNGLKKTLGIMQKGEYEFNTEQKEIMEIISGELEVLISNSSEWITMKSGDTFEVPKNSSFKIKIIEITNYGCDYIDE, from the coding sequence ATGACTGAACTTAATAATGTGACAGTACAAAAAGAAGCTAATATATACTTTGAAGGCAAGGTTGTGAGTATGTCAATTTCACTGCCAAATGGTTTGAAAAAAACCTTAGGTATTATGCAAAAAGGTGAATATGAATTCAATACAGAGCAAAAAGAAATAATGGAAATAATATCTGGAGAGCTAGAAGTATTAATCTCTAATTCATCAGAATGGATAACTATGAAATCTGGCGACACATTTGAAGTACCAAAAAATAGCTCTTTCAAAATAAAAATAATTGAAATAACAAATTACGGCTGCGATTACATAGATGAATAA
- a CDS encoding P1 family peptidase: protein MNSSIEGIKIGHWTDSVNKTGCTTLISEKSLTASVDIRGGAPGTKEIALLDPISTAPNINGILLTGGSAFGLNASAGVMKFLEEQDIGIKFGGSTIPLVPSAVIFDLNVGNSKIRPGLEEGYLAAKNSSYDFELGNVGVGTGCSVGKLLGSKYSMNGGIGFSSFIFHDGTVVESLVAVNALGSIVNPENGEIIAGPKREGKIYDSVDLYLKGKPEKRGFQNTTIGIIITNAKITKVDCKRLSIAAHDGLALSVRPSHTSNDGDLFFAVSTNDKPTKLTIDQIFTASMKVTYQAINNAVIQSN from the coding sequence ATGAACTCAAGTATTGAAGGAATAAAAATAGGTCACTGGACTGATAGTGTAAATAAAACTGGTTGCACAACTCTAATTTCTGAAAAATCTTTGACTGCATCTGTAGATATAAGAGGAGGAGCTCCAGGTACTAAAGAAATAGCTCTTTTGGATCCTATTTCTACAGCTCCTAATATTAATGGAATATTACTGACTGGAGGAAGTGCGTTTGGGCTTAATGCTTCTGCTGGAGTAATGAAATTTCTTGAAGAGCAAGATATAGGAATTAAGTTTGGAGGCAGTACTATACCTTTAGTGCCTTCTGCAGTAATTTTTGATTTAAATGTTGGAAATTCTAAAATAAGACCTGGATTAGAAGAAGGCTATTTGGCAGCAAAAAATTCATCCTATGATTTTGAATTAGGTAACGTAGGGGTAGGTACAGGTTGTTCAGTTGGTAAATTACTTGGTTCAAAATATAGTATGAATGGAGGAATAGGTTTTTCTTCATTCATCTTTCATGACGGAACAGTTGTTGAATCTTTAGTTGCAGTTAATGCTCTAGGTTCCATAGTAAATCCTGAAAATGGAGAAATTATAGCAGGTCCAAAACGTGAAGGTAAAATTTATGATTCAGTTGATTTATACTTGAAAGGTAAACCAGAAAAAAGAGGATTTCAAAATACAACTATAGGAATAATCATTACAAATGCAAAAATAACTAAAGTTGATTGCAAAAGACTTTCTATTGCAGCTCATGATGGCTTAGCTTTATCAGTTAGACCATCACATACCTCAAATGATGGAGATCTTTTTTTTGCAGTTTCAACTAATGATAAACCAACTAAGCTCACTATTGATCAAATTTTTACAGCTTCCATGAAAGTGACTTACCAAGCAATAAATAATGCTGTTATTCAATCTAACTAA